From Erigeron canadensis isolate Cc75 chromosome 8, C_canadensis_v1, whole genome shotgun sequence, one genomic window encodes:
- the LOC122580157 gene encoding uncharacterized protein LOC122580157, which produces MGDHLVLDVNRPITRSEEMASPSSSTNAESAVVDENGDSYDDEEAPLLSMAECRICQEEDSVDALETPCSCNGSLKYAHRKCVQHWCNEKGDITCEICHQPYQPGYVAPPPRPCLEETTIDIGGAWQISEADRQYLEAEYDDYNATNASGAAFCRSAVLILMALLLLRHASTVPDSDGDGDEDASTFLTLFLLRIAGFLLPCYIMVWAISILQRRRQRQEAAALAAAQFAFVLQAGQRRGLHFTVASVGPAPAQAPAPAPTVTPTAAPQDENV; this is translated from the exons ATGGGTGATCACTTGGTTCTGGATGTGAATCGACCCATTACAAGGAGCGAGGAGATGGCGAGCCCCTCATCTTCTACCAATGCAGAAAGTGCTGTAGTGGATGAAAACGGGGATTCGTATGATGACGAGGAAGCTCCTCTATTATCAATGGCAGAGTGTCGTATTTGCCAGGAGGAAGATTCCGTTGATGCTTTGGAGACACCCTGTTCTTGCAATGGCAGTCTTAAG TATGCTCACAGGAAGTGTGTTCAACACTGGTGCAATGAGAAGGGTGACATAACTTGTGAGATTTGCCATCAG CCTTACCAGCCTGGATATGTGGCTCCTCCTCCCCGCCCATGCTTGGAAGAAACCACCATAGACATTGG GGGAGCATGGCAAATTTCGGAAGCCGACCGTCAGTATCTGGAAGCCGAGTATGATGATTATAATGCCACAAATGCCAGTGGAGCTGCATTTTGCCGTTCAGCTGTTTTAATT TTGATGGCTCTTCTGCTGCTACGACATGCATCAACTGTACCAGATTctgatggagatggagatgAGGATGCTTCTACTTTTCTTACT CTATTCTTGCTTCGGATCGCTGGGTTTCTTTTGCCCTGCTACATTATGGTCTGGGCCATCAGCATTTTGCAACGTCGTAGACAAAGACAG GAAGCTGCAGCATTGGCGGCCGCACAATTTGCTTTTGTATTGCAAGCAGGACAAAGAAGAGGGCTACACTTCACAGTAGCTTCTGTAGGCCCCGCACCAGCGCAAGCACCCGCACCAGCACCCACTGTGACTCCAACTGCGGCTCCACAAGATGAAAATGTTTAA